Sequence from the Pseudomonas frederiksbergensis genome:
CTACGCGGCGGCCCATCCCGGCGGTGTGGACTTGGCCATTGTCGTCGCCGATGGCCTGTCGGCGCTGGCGGTGCATCGCCATACCTTGCCGTTCCTGGCGCGGCTGGAAGAACAGATCGCCGCTGAAGGCTGGTCGGTGTCGCCCGTGGTCCTGGTGGAACAGGGCCGCGTCGCCGTGGCCGATGAAGTGGCCGAACGCCTTGGCGCAAAGATGTCGGTGATCCTGATCGGCGAACGTCCCGGCCTCAGCTCCCCCGACAGCCTGGGGCTGTATTTCACCTACAACCCCAAGGTCGGCCTGACCGACGCCTACCGCAACTGCATCTCCAACGTCCGCCTCGAAGGTTTGAGCTACGGCATGGCGGCCCATCGCCTGATCTACCTGATGCGCGAGGCCTGTCGCCGGCAGCTTTCGGGGGTGAATCTGAAGGACGAAGCCCAGCTTCACACTCTAGAGTCGGAAAACGCTGCCGATATGAAAGGTAATTTCCTACTGGCGCCGCCCCCAAGCTGAACCTGTATCGCAATTGCGCTTTTGATCCGCTTTCAGGCAGCATCTTGGCACGGCAGTCCGCCGTTGTTGTCAGACTTCATGTCGACCTTTGCAGACGAGACCTACCATGCGGATTATCCAAGCGACGCTGGAACACCTGGACCTGCTGACCCCGTTGTTCGTCAAATACCGGGAATTCTATGGCTCGCTGCCGTTTCCGGATTCGTCCCGGGCCTTCCTGGAAAAACGCCTGCGCCGCAAGGAATCGGTGATCTACCTGGCCCTGCCCGATGACGACGACAGCAAATTGCTCGGCTTCTGCCAGCTCTACCCAAGCTTCTCGTCCCTGTCGCTCAAGCGCGTGTGGATCCTCAACGACATCTACGTCGCCGAAGACGCCCGCCGCCAACTCGTCGCCGACAACCTGATCCGCACCGCAAAAAAAATGGCCAAGGAAACCAACGCCGTGCGCATGCGCGTCTCCACCAGCAGCAACAACGAAGTGGCGCAGAAAACCTACGAGTCGATTGGGTTCAAGGAAGACACCGAGTTCAAGAACTACGTGTTGCCGATCAGCGAAGGGCTTTGAGCCCTAGGGCTGCCCGCGGCAACCCTGGCCTAACTCCCGTGGCGAGGGGGCTTACTCCCTCGCCACAAAAGCGGTCCGAGCCACACCTCATCCAGCCACTCCCTCAGAAATTCCCAGCTACAAACTCCCCCCGCACTCCCCCCGCCCCACCGTATAATGCCGCTCTTTCCAGCTTGTAAGAAAAAGCTACACACCCTGTAGCCATACTCAAAGCCAGACCCACCAGCCCCGCCGAGCCGGGCCGCCACCAAGGTGTTATGCATGGATTTCAACCCCCTCGACCTCATTCTGCATCTCGACGTCTACCTCGACATGCTGGTGACCAACTACGGCACGTGGATCTACGCCATCCTGTTCCTGGTGATCTTCTGTGAAACCGGCCTGGTGGTCATGCCGTTCCTGCCGGGCGACTCGCTGCTGTTCATCGCCGGCGCCGTCGCCGCCGGTGGCGCCATGGACCCCGTACTGCTGGGCGGCCTGTTGATGCTCGCGGCGATCCTCGGCGACAGCACCAACTACCTCATCGGCCGCACCGCTGGCGAAAAACTGTTCAGCAACCCCAACTCGAAAATCTTCCGCCGCGACTACCTGCAACAAACCCACGACTTCTACGACAAGCACGGCGGCAAAACCGTGACCCTGGCGCGCTTCCTGCCGATCATCCGCACCTTCGCGCCCTTCGTCGCCGGCGTCGGCAAAATGCCTTACCCGCGCTTCTTCGGCTTCAGCGTACTCGGCACCATCCTGTGGGTCGGCGGCCTGGTGACCCTCGGCTACTTCTTCGGTAACGTGCCGTTCATCAAGCAGAACCTGTCGCTGTTGGTCATCGGTATCATTCTGCTGTCGCTGCTGCCGATGATCATTGGCGTGGTGCGCAGCAAACTGAGCCAGCGCGCCTCGAAAGCCCAACCGCGCTGATCGCCATGTGGTCCCTGAGCAACTGGCGCCGTCGACGCACCCTCGCCAAACACCCCGTGGCCGATGACACCTGGCAGCGGGTGCGCCAGCAATTGAGCTTCCTCGATGGCATTAGCGCCGCCGAAGACCAATGGCTGCGGGAAGCCTGCGTGCTGTTCCTGCACGATAAACACCTCACCGCCCTGCCCGGCGTCGAACTGCACCAGGAACAACGCCTGCTGCTCGCCGCCCAGGCCCAATTGCCGCTGATGCACCTCGGCGACCTGAATTGGTACCAGGGCTTCCACGAAATCGTCCTCTACCCCGACGACTTCCTCAGCCCCCAGCGCTACCGCGACGCCAGCGGCATCGAACACGAATGGGACGGCGAACACAGCGGCGAAGCCTGGCCCCAAGGCCCGATCATCCTGGCCTGGGACGGCGTCATGGCCAGCGGCGGCTGGGACGGCTACAACCTGGTGATCCACGAACTGGCGCACAAACTCGACATGCTCAACGGCGACGCCAACGGCCTGCCACCGCTGCACGCCGACATGCGCGTCAGCGACTGGGCCGACGCCATGCAACAGGCCTTCGACGACCTCGATCGCCAACTCGACCACAACCCCGACGCAGAAACCGCCATCGACCCCTACGCCGCGGAAAACCCGGCGGAGTTTTTCGCCGTCACCAGCGAATACTTCTTCAGCGCCCCAGACCTGCTGCACCAGGCCTATCCACGAGTGTATGAACAGCTCAAGGCGTTCTACCGCCAGGATCCATTGGCCCGGCTGCGGCAACTTCAGGCCGAAGATCCGGTCTATCAGGCGTCATACTAAGGTCTCTAGGCTTTGCACGAAAAGTCGCCGAGCGGCGATCAGGCAAGGCGAAAACAGGCGAGGAAGCGGAGTTGACTGGTTGTCAATGAGCATTCCGAGCCTGTTTTCAACACAGCCTGATCGTCGCGCAGGCACTTTTCGTACAAAGCCTAAGACCCTGGTAGCGTGGCAACAGCGGCCAAATATGCCTATAATCGCCGCCACTTTTTGGTCAATCCGACCAGTCATCTGGTCAACTAACGGGGGCACCGCCCAATGAGCTACAGCAAGATTCCGGCTGGCAAAGACCTGCCGAACGACATCTACGTCGCGATCGAAATCCCGGCCAACCACGCCCCGATCAAATACGAAATCGACAAAGACAGCGATTGCCTGTTCGTTGACCGTTTCATGGCCACCCCAATGTTCTACCCGGCCAACTACGGTTACATCCCCAACACCCTGGCCGACGACGGCGACCCCCTCGACGTGCTGGTCGTAACCCCATACCCAGTGGCCCCAGGCTCGGTCATCCGCGCCCGTCCAGTCGGCATCCTGAACATGACCGACGACGGCGGCGGCGATGCCAAAGTCATCGCAGTGCCACACGACAAACTGTCGCAACTGTACGTCGACGTGAAGGAATACACCGACCTGCCACCGCTGCTGATCCAGCAGATCGAGCACTTCTTCGCGAACTACAAAGACCTCGAAAAAGGCAAATGGGTCAAGATCGAAGGCTGGGCCGGCGCAGACGCCGCCCGCGAAGCCATCACCAAGTCGGTTGCCGCCTACAAAGGCTGAGTCGAACTCGAAAAAAACCCCGGTTAACCGGGGTTTTTTTATGCCTGGAGCATCATTAATACCACTTCGTATTGGCAGTGTTTAAATGTGTTTAACGCGCCAGTTTCGATTCCTGCAAACGGAAAGATCATCTTATAAATTTGCACGACATGTTTATTGCCGAAAGCCCAGTCGCCCCTAAACTTTCCGTTTATGAAAATACATTCCAGTGGCGACCGCTTCAGAGCCCTTCTCAAAGAAGCCAATATCCGATCCGCCGACTTCGCGAAGTTATACGGCGTTAAGTCGCAGCACGTGAACAACTGGTTCAACCGTGGCATCCCGCCTGCGCGCATCTACAGCATCGCCGGCCTGCTCACCGTCAGCCCGCAATGGCTCGCCACCGGCGAAGGCCCACAGACCCCACTGGGCCTCGGCCCCGGCACCACCTATGAAGCCGCCGAAAACGACGGCGTCTACAGCGTGGCGGAACCCATGGACATCGAACTGCCTTTCTACAAGGAAGTCCCCATCGCCCCCGGCGAAACCAAAACCCACATCACCGAAATCCCCGACCAATCCATCCGCCTACCCCGCAGCCACCTCGAATCCCTCGAAATCGACCCCAGCGACGCCATCTGCACCACCATGGTCGGCGACAGCATGGCCGACCGCATCGAAGACGGCTCCACTCTCGCCATCGACCGCGGCCTGACCCAGATCGTCGACGGCCAAATCTACGCCCTCGAACACGACGGCATGCTTCGGATCAAATACCTGCACCGCATCCCCGGCAACCGACTGCGGCTGCGCAGCCACAACAGTGCTGCTTATCCGGATGAAGTCTTCAGCGCAGAGCAGATCGACGCACAACACATCCACGTGATCGGCTGGGTGTTCTGGTGGTCAACCCTCAACAAACAGAGACCGCCGGTGTTCGACTAACCCACCCAAGGCCAGAAACAGTGGCAGGAACTGCAGTAGAAGCTGTGGCAGGAGCTGTGGCAGGAGCTTTTTGTGGCGGGGGGATTTATCCCCGCTGGGCTGCGCAGCAGCCCCCTGCTTTTCCCCTGAATCACCCTAACCCAATGATTCCACACCACTTACCACTGGGATTCTGAACCAAACCCGCGTATCCTCCGCCCCACATTTGCGAGCCCACGCCTCGCACCGACAAGGCAGATCACTTTCTGACCAAGTCCCACAGCCGGCCGCGAGAGCCGGATGTACGTTTTGAAGGCTGGTAAGGTTTGTCAAAAACGAACTGAATCAGTCAACGAGAAGCCGGCCATAAGCCGGCTTTTTAATGCGTCATTTATTGACCATTACCCATCCCACACGCCCAAGACAACTCCAGTTGCTTATTGAATGGCGCAATGCCATGGCCAAACTCGCCTTACCTTCGTTAAGCTACCGCGGCTTACGCATCAAAGCGCAGGCTTCGCGCAGAGTGGCTACGCAACCGAAGGATCGAACATGGCAGCCAGCAGTAATTTCGCCTTTCTCAAGGAACACGATCCCGTTTTCCTAAAGCTTGCGAGCACAGCCGAACAGGTATTCGCCAGCGATCCCAACACAACGTTGATCAAACTACGTCAACTCGGCGAAGCTTTGGCCCAGGACTTGGCCAGTCGCGCCGGTATCGAATTTGATACCCACACCTCTCAGTCCGATCTGCTGTACAAGCTCAGCCGCGAAATCCAGCTGGATCAAAACATCCGCAGCTTGTTTCATACCCTGCGTGTTGAAGGAAACAGAGCCACTCATGGGTTCCACACTCAGCATCGTGAAGCCATGGATGGGCTTAGAGTCGGTCGCGCCTTAGCTATCTGGTATCACCAGTCGTTTGGCAAGAACACCCAGTCCTTTAAACCCGGCCCTTTCGTTACCCCCAGCGACCCCAGCGCCCCACTACGCGACCTGCAAAATCAAATCGAACAGCTCCGAGCGCAACTCAACGATTCCAGCCAACAGTTGGAAAACAATCAGCAACTTGCCGAACTGCTCAAGCGCGAAGCCGAAGAGTACGCTGTGCTTGCCGAGCAAATGGATGCTGAGTCGCGCGGCAACAAGCAACTGATCAAAGAGCACGAAGCGGCCCTACAAAAGATGCGCTCAGAGCATGAGCAAAGCCTTAAAGCGCTGCAGCAGCAACTGGCCGCACAGCCGCAGGCCAGTAAACAGGTTGCCAAGAAAACCCAGCAAGCCAGCAGCAGTTTTGACCTCTCGGAAGACCTCACCCGTATTCTGATCGACCAGCAATTAATCGATGCCGGATGGGAGGCAGATTCCCTCGACCTCACTTACAGCAAAGGTGCGCGTCCCGAGAAAGGTAAAAACAAAGCCATCGCCGAATGGCCTACCAGCGGCCCCAAAGCCTGCGCCGACTATGTGCTGTTCACTGGCCTAATGCCTATCGCCATCGTCGAAGCCAAGCGTAAACGCATCAATATTGCCGACCGAATTCCCCAGGCTGAGCGTTATGCCCGCGAGTTCAACCTATCCAGTGAGCATATACAGCCTTGGTTGCAAGCTGGCCAAGCACAGCCTTGGAGCGATGGTGACGGTAGCCATTTCCGCGTGCCCTTTGCTTTCGCCTGTAACGGTCGTCCCTTTATTAAGCAGCTTGCAGAGCAGTCCGGCACTTGGTTCCGTGATCTGCGCAGCCCTGCCAATACCCGCCGGCCGCTGCAAGATTTTCACAAGCCAAACGACTTACTAGATCTGCTCAAACGCAGCCAGGCGGAAGCCGAGGCCAAGCTCAAAGCTGAGGGTTTTGCTTACCTCAAATTGCGCGATTACCAAGAGAAGGCCATCCAGGCCGTGGAACAGGCGCTGGCTGACAATCAGCGCGATTGCCTATTAGCCATGGCCACCGGCACGGGTAAAACCCGCACCATCATTGGTCTGATGTATCGCTTCCTCAAGACCGAACGCTTCAAACGCATCCTTTTTCTGGTCGACCGCAGTGCCCTTGGCCAGCAAGCCATTGATTCGTTCAACGACACCACGCTGGAGCAGAATCACACCCTGGGGCAGATTTACGACATTAAAGAGCTCGGCGACATGGCCGCAGAAGCGGAGACCCGCATCCAAGTAGCCACCGTACAAGCCATGGTCAGTCGGATTTTCCGCTCGGATGCCCCACCGTCCGTAGGGGAGTTCGATTGCATCATTGTCGACGAAGCCCACCGGGGTTATACGCTCGATCAGGAAATGACTGAAGGTGAGCTGACCGTACGCGATCACAGCCAATACCTCTCCCAATACCGTCGCGTGCTGGATCACTTCGATGCCTGCCGTATCGGTCTAACGGCCACGCCAGCCAAGCACACCAGCGAAATTTTCGGCAAACCGGTTTACACCTACAGCTACCGGGAAGCTGTTGCTGACGACTGGCTCATCGATCATGAACCGCCGATCCGCTATGAAACCCAACTCAGTAAGCACGGCATCCGCTTTGAGAAGGGCGAATCGGTCAGCGTGATTAATACCCTGACCGGTGAGGTCGATGCAGCGGAGCTGGACGATGAATTGACTTTTAACATCGAGTCGTTCAACCGTACGGTCATAACACCGGCCTTTGATAAGGTCATCTGCGACGCACTGGCCAACGAACTGGACCCGTTCGGCGAAGAAAAGACCATGATTTTCTGCGTCAACCAAGCCCATGCGGAACGAGTAAAAAACCTGCTTGATGAGGCCTTCAAGACAGCCTATGGCGAGCAGTACAACGAAGCGACCGTGCGGATCATTACCGGCCAGAGCGACAAGGTGGAGCAACTGATTCGCCGCTACAAGAACGAACCGCACCCCAGCATAGCCATTACCGTTGATCTGTTAACCACCGGCATCGACGTGCCGAAAATCTGCAATCTGGTGTTCATGCGCCGCGTCCGCTCACGCATTCTTTATGAGCAGATGAAAGGCCGTGCTACCCGTCGTTGCGACGAAATCGGCAAGACCGTGTTCCGCATCTACGACCCGGTCGACCTCTACGCCAGCCTCGAAGCGGTCGACACCATGAAGCCGCTGGTGAAGAACCCAAACATCTCGCTGGAGCAACTGGTCAGCGAACTCACCAGCAGTGCAAGCCACGACGCACCCGGTAGCCAAGAAGACAGCAGCCATGCCCATGACGTGCTCGATCAACTCAGCCAGCGCATCATGCGTATCTTGCGCAAAGCCCAACACAAGGCCGAGAACAAACCAGGTCTTAAACGGAAACTTGATGAGCTGCAGGATATCTGGGGCGTTGAACCAGCCAAGCTGCATAAGCACCTGCATGAGCTCGGTCCGCAGCAAGCCGCTAACTTTGTACGCCAACATAGCCAACTGATCGACCAACTGGCCGCCGTGAGCGCCCTGTTGGGTTCAGAAAAATACCCGGTCATATCCCCTCATGCCGACAAGCTGATGGTGCGCGAGCAAAACTATGGGCAATACCAAAAACCCGCGGACTATCTGGAAAGCTTCCATGAGTTCATCCACAAACAACTCAACCAGTCCGCTGCTCTTGGCGTCGTGGTTAACCGTCCCAAAGACCTAACGCGCGGACAACTGCGAGAGGTACGGCTGCTACTCGATCAGAACGGTTTCAGCGAAGCCAGCCTGAAAAGCGCTTGGCGTAATCAGACCAATCAGGAAATCGCTGCCAGCATCATCGGTTATATCCGCCAGGCGGCCATTGGCGAAGCATTACTGCCATTCGATCAACGCGTCGCCAATGCCATGCAGGGGATTTACGCCTTGCAGCCTTGGACACCCGTTCAACGCCGCTGGCTGGATCGTCTGGCCAAGCAACTGGTGCACGAAGTGGTGATTGACCCGCAGCAGGTCAATGATGCCTTTAGGGGCGATGGCGGGCTCAAGGGGCTGGACCGTAACCTAGGCGGGAAACTGGACTTGGTACTGGACGCGCTGAACGATAATCTTTGGTCGGCTGCTGGATGAGCCTGAACTGCTCGAGGTTTTTCCGGTGCTCATCATCCGCAGCCCCAGTACCGAAGGCATGCGCCCTTACACCCCTGCATGCAGAGCAGCAGCGAAATCACGCAGATGCGCAGGCGTCCCCTGATCCACTCATCCTTGCGACGCCAAAAAACTTGCAAAACGGAACATCTGTGCATAACCTCTCACGCAACACACCCGCCATGCCTATGGTTGCTCCGGCAGCTACGCACAAATTGAGCGGGTTTTTTATGCCCGGTAGTTTTTCCGCATGAAGCTTTTCAGTAAGCCAGCCATCGATATTCCTGCGCAATTGGCCCTGCTAAAACAACGCGGGCTCACTATCTTGGACGAAGGCAAGGCGCACTGCTTTTTCGAAGCCGTTAGCTTCTTTCGTCTCACGCCTTATATGCGTCCTTTCCAAATTTCTGAAGATGCCGAGCACGGTTTCAGACCCGGTACGCGGTTGCAGGCCCTCACTCGCCTATACGACTTTGACCGACGCTTGCGGCTGCTAGTCATTGATGCCATTGAACGTATTGAGGTCGCGGCCCGAGCCGCCATCAGCAACCATATGGGGCCACATTATGGCGCTCACTGGTATCTGGAGAGTCGCTTCTTTCAGCGCGATTATCGTCATCAGGCGCTGCTCGATAGCATTCACAGCAAGCAGGACAAGGCACGCCAGGACCATCTGCGTGAATGCCGACGTATCGACGCGTCTCAAGCGACCGAAGCCCGCAAAGCGCAGCTCAAAAGTCTGCGTACCAAGGAAAGCTATGCACGCCATTACGCATTGACTTACCACACACCCGACCTAATGCCTGCTTGGGCAGCAATGGAAGAAATCACCCTTGGCGAGCTTTCGCACTTGTTCAAGGGATTGGCACGCGATGCCGACAAAAAGGCCATCGCCCGACGCCTAGCTTTGCCCGGCCCATTGCTGCAATCCTGGCTACATACCCTCACGACCATCCGCAATATTTGTGCGCATCACGCACGGCTGTGGAACCGGGAACTGGGTATCCGCCCTGAACTGCCCAAAACCGTTAATTTCCCTTGGCCTCAACACCTACAACGCCCAGGCCAACATGCCCGTATGTTTACGGTGCTATGCATCCTCAATTTGCTGATGCGCCAAGTCAGCCCGCATACCAGTTGGGATAGACGTTTGCATGAGTTGTTAAACGATTTCGCCGATATCAACCTGGCAGCCATGGGCTTCCCGCCGGACTGGCAGAATGACCCGTTCTGGCAAGTGCCCGGCTGAATACGATTTTCGCGACCTACCCCGCTTACCATGAATCCTTTTTGAGAGCTCCCATGACCAACTCCGATATCGTCCAGAAGCTCTGGAACCTTTGCGACGTACTGCGCGACGACGGCATCAACTACAGCGACTACGTCACCGAACTGGTACTCCTGCTGTTCATCAAGATGGAATTCGAACAGGTCCAGAACAACGACAAATTTACCCATAAACTGCCCGACGGCGCGCGCTGGCCCGACCTGGCAAGCAAGTCTGGGCTCAACCTGCTCGATCATTACCGGCAGATGCTATTGGACCTCGGTAAAAACAGCGACCCGCTGATCGCTGCGATTTACGCCGACGCCCAGACTCGCTTGAAAGAGCCTCGCCACTTGGAGCAGTTGATCAAAAGCCTGGATGGGATCGATTGGTTCAGCGCCCGCCGCGATGGGCTTGGTGATCTTTATGAAGGGCTGCTGGAGAAGAACGCCAGCGAAACCAAATCCGGCGCCGGCCAGTACTTCACCCCGCGCCCATTGATCGACAGCATCATTCGCTGCATCAAACCGCAGCCCGGGGAAACCATCCAGGACCCTGCCGCCGGTACCGCAGGTTTCTTGATCGCGGCAGATGCCTATATCAAAGGCAACACCGATGATCATTACGAGCTCAATGATAAAGACCGCAGCTTTCAGCGTAACCGCGCCTTCATCGGCATCGAACTGGTGCCCGGCACCCGCCGTTTGGCCTTGATGAACACTCTACTGCACGGCATGGAAGGTGATGAAGAGGGCGTGGTGCATCTCGGTAATGCCCTCGGCCAAACCGGGGCCAATCTGCCAAAAGTTGATGTGATCCTCTCGAATCCGCCATTCGGTACAGCCAAGGGCGGCGGCGGTCCAACTCGCGATGACCTGACCTACAAAACCAGCAACAAACAACTGGCCTTTCTTCAGCACATTTATCGCGGTCTGAAACCCGGTGGCCGTGCCGCTGTGGTATTGCCGGACAACGTATTGTTCGAAGCCGGCGTTGGTACCGATGTACGCCGCGACCTGATGGACAAATGCAACCTGCACACCATCCTGCGGCTGCCCACCGGTATTTTTTACGCTCAGGGCGTGAAGACCAATGTGCTGTTTTTCCAGAAGGGTACTTCCGACAATCCACGTCAGGATCAAGGCTGCACACAGCGCACGTGGATTTATGACTTGCGTAGCAATATGCCTAGCTTTGGCAAACGCACGCCTTTTGGGACGCAGTATCTCAAGCCTTTTGAAGGTGCTTATGGCGAGGATGCCAACGGTAATAGCCCTCGCGCTGAGAATGTCGAAGGTGTTGGCGAAAGTAGCCGCTTTCGTGTGTTTACTCGCGACTACATCCGCAATGAACGTGGTGACTCGCTGGATATCAGTTGGCTTAAGGATGCTGACAGTGTAGACGCAGCTGATCTGCCAGCCCCGGAAATCCTGGCCGGCGAGGCTATGGCTGAACTGACAGAGGCGCTGCATGAGCTGGAAGAACTAATGAAAGCTCTGGGGGCGGGAGATGAGGTGGCAGCGCAGAAGCAGTTGATAGCCGAAGTAATGGGCTTAGCGGTAGCCAAGGAGGTTGGAGATGAGTGACTTACCAGAGGGCTGGGCACTGGGCTCACTCAATGACCTAATTGCAACAGGAGGCCTATTTTCTGACGGGGACTGGATCGAAAGCAAAGATCAAGACCCTCAAGGCGAAAACCGACTTTTGCAACTTGCAGACATCGGCGATGGTGTTTTTATCAACAAGTCATCTCGCTTCGTCAACAATGATAAATTCCATCTACTAAACTGTACTGAGCTAGAGGAAGGAGACTTATTAATTGCACGCATGCCTGACCCGCTCGGTCGTGCATGCTTGATGCCCAACCTGAATCAACGCTGTCTAACCGTCGTTGATGTAGCTTTATTTCGCTCGGGCTCCCCTGATATATCTCACAAATGCCTGATGCACTTTATTAATTCTCCTATAGTTCGAAAATCTATTGAATTGGAGTCCTCCGGAACAACACGCAAAAGGATTGCGAGGGGGAAATTGTCGGAGATAAAACTACCTATTCCGCCAGTTTCCGAACAAAGGCGAATTGCCCAAAAACTCGAAGAACTGTTGGCCAAGGTAAATGTTCTCACTCTTCGAGTTAACGCCATCCCCGCGCTACTCAAACGCTTCCGCCAATCCGTCCTTGCTGCAGCAGTTGCCGGAAGACTAACTGAAGAGTGGCGTGCGGAAAACTTAACTTGCTCATTACGCGCACAAATTTCCAGTTTGATAACCGACAAAAATACGTCTTCGTACGGCAACTCTATCCCTGTGACCTGGGCTTTAAAGAATGCAGGTGACATTTGCGAATTCATCACTAAAGGAACAACCCCGTCAAAAGAAAAAATGAGTGCAGGGCTAGGTGAGGTACCATTTATTAAGGTTTACAACCTGACATTTACAGGTGCATTAGACTTCTCCATCGACCCGACATTTGTTGATGTAAATACGCACTCGATTGACCTAAAAAGATCAATCGTTAAACCCGGTGACGTTCTGATGAATATTGTTGGGCCACCCCTGGGCAAGGTTTCTATTGTCCCTGCCACTTATCCTGAATGGAATATAAATCAAGCTATCGCCCGATTTAGTGCAAACGACGGAATTTCCTCAAAATACCTTGCTCTTTGCCTTCGGACTGAAAGTGTCCTCGCTCATGCTATCTCACGCGCAAAAGCTACAGCTGGTCAATTCAACCTGACACTTGAGATTTGTAGAGAGCTGCCAATTCCAGTCCCTCCAGTGGCTGAACAGACCGAAATCGTCCGCCGCGTCGATCAACTCTTCGCTTTCGCCGACCAATTGGAAGCCAAAGTCATTTCGGCCCAAAGCCGTATCAACCACCTGACCCAAAGCATCCTGGCCAAAGCATTTCGTGGCGAACTAGTACCGCAAGACCCCAACGATGAGCCCGCCAGCGTGTTGCTAGAGCGCATCAAGGCCCAACGTGCTGCCGCTCCCAAGGCCAAGCGCGGGCGCAAGGCATCAGCTTGAGCACACTGCCATCACGTTTTGTACGCTGCCCATTACGCCCCGGCAACTGAACAGGAAGTCATTTATGCCCATCCCGGATTTTCAGAGCGTCATGCGACCGATCCTGGCCACCGTCGCCGACCATACTCCGCTAGCCCTAAGCGAACTTCGCGAGCGCATCGCTAACGAATTTCAGCTCAGCGAGGAGGAGCGCAGCGAACGCCTGCCTTCCGGCAAGCAAACGGTCATTAACAATCGAGTCGGTTGGGCGCGCACCTATCTGAATAAGGC
This genomic interval carries:
- the eutC gene encoding ethanolamine ammonia-lyase subunit EutC, whose translation is MDKTPVDSQNPWLNLRTLTPARIALGRTGTSLPTSAQLDFQFAHAQARDAVHLAFDHQGIRAQLTERGRESLLLHSAASDRNSYLQRPDLGRRLDDISAQMLQDYAAAHPGGVDLAIVVADGLSALAVHRHTLPFLARLEEQIAAEGWSVSPVVLVEQGRVAVADEVAERLGAKMSVILIGERPGLSSPDSLGLYFTYNPKVGLTDAYRNCISNVRLEGLSYGMAAHRLIYLMREACRRQLSGVNLKDEAQLHTLESENAADMKGNFLLAPPPS
- a CDS encoding GNAT family N-acetyltransferase; the encoded protein is MRIIQATLEHLDLLTPLFVKYREFYGSLPFPDSSRAFLEKRLRRKESVIYLALPDDDDSKLLGFCQLYPSFSSLSLKRVWILNDIYVAEDARRQLVADNLIRTAKKMAKETNAVRMRVSTSSNNEVAQKTYESIGFKEDTEFKNYVLPISEGL
- a CDS encoding DedA family protein, producing the protein MDFNPLDLILHLDVYLDMLVTNYGTWIYAILFLVIFCETGLVVMPFLPGDSLLFIAGAVAAGGAMDPVLLGGLLMLAAILGDSTNYLIGRTAGEKLFSNPNSKIFRRDYLQQTHDFYDKHGGKTVTLARFLPIIRTFAPFVAGVGKMPYPRFFGFSVLGTILWVGGLVTLGYFFGNVPFIKQNLSLLVIGIILLSLLPMIIGVVRSKLSQRASKAQPR
- a CDS encoding zinc-dependent peptidase, with amino-acid sequence MWSLSNWRRRRTLAKHPVADDTWQRVRQQLSFLDGISAAEDQWLREACVLFLHDKHLTALPGVELHQEQRLLLAAQAQLPLMHLGDLNWYQGFHEIVLYPDDFLSPQRYRDASGIEHEWDGEHSGEAWPQGPIILAWDGVMASGGWDGYNLVIHELAHKLDMLNGDANGLPPLHADMRVSDWADAMQQAFDDLDRQLDHNPDAETAIDPYAAENPAEFFAVTSEYFFSAPDLLHQAYPRVYEQLKAFYRQDPLARLRQLQAEDPVYQASY
- the ppa gene encoding inorganic diphosphatase, with the protein product MSYSKIPAGKDLPNDIYVAIEIPANHAPIKYEIDKDSDCLFVDRFMATPMFYPANYGYIPNTLADDGDPLDVLVVTPYPVAPGSVIRARPVGILNMTDDGGGDAKVIAVPHDKLSQLYVDVKEYTDLPPLLIQQIEHFFANYKDLEKGKWVKIEGWAGADAAREAITKSVAAYKG
- a CDS encoding helix-turn-helix transcriptional regulator encodes the protein MKIHSSGDRFRALLKEANIRSADFAKLYGVKSQHVNNWFNRGIPPARIYSIAGLLTVSPQWLATGEGPQTPLGLGPGTTYEAAENDGVYSVAEPMDIELPFYKEVPIAPGETKTHITEIPDQSIRLPRSHLESLEIDPSDAICTTMVGDSMADRIEDGSTLAIDRGLTQIVDGQIYALEHDGMLRIKYLHRIPGNRLRLRSHNSAAYPDEVFSAEQIDAQHIHVIGWVFWWSTLNKQRPPVFD
- the hsdR gene encoding type I restriction-modification system endonuclease produces the protein MAASSNFAFLKEHDPVFLKLASTAEQVFASDPNTTLIKLRQLGEALAQDLASRAGIEFDTHTSQSDLLYKLSREIQLDQNIRSLFHTLRVEGNRATHGFHTQHREAMDGLRVGRALAIWYHQSFGKNTQSFKPGPFVTPSDPSAPLRDLQNQIEQLRAQLNDSSQQLENNQQLAELLKREAEEYAVLAEQMDAESRGNKQLIKEHEAALQKMRSEHEQSLKALQQQLAAQPQASKQVAKKTQQASSSFDLSEDLTRILIDQQLIDAGWEADSLDLTYSKGARPEKGKNKAIAEWPTSGPKACADYVLFTGLMPIAIVEAKRKRINIADRIPQAERYAREFNLSSEHIQPWLQAGQAQPWSDGDGSHFRVPFAFACNGRPFIKQLAEQSGTWFRDLRSPANTRRPLQDFHKPNDLLDLLKRSQAEAEAKLKAEGFAYLKLRDYQEKAIQAVEQALADNQRDCLLAMATGTGKTRTIIGLMYRFLKTERFKRILFLVDRSALGQQAIDSFNDTTLEQNHTLGQIYDIKELGDMAAEAETRIQVATVQAMVSRIFRSDAPPSVGEFDCIIVDEAHRGYTLDQEMTEGELTVRDHSQYLSQYRRVLDHFDACRIGLTATPAKHTSEIFGKPVYTYSYREAVADDWLIDHEPPIRYETQLSKHGIRFEKGESVSVINTLTGEVDAAELDDELTFNIESFNRTVITPAFDKVICDALANELDPFGEEKTMIFCVNQAHAERVKNLLDEAFKTAYGEQYNEATVRIITGQSDKVEQLIRRYKNEPHPSIAITVDLLTTGIDVPKICNLVFMRRVRSRILYEQMKGRATRRCDEIGKTVFRIYDPVDLYASLEAVDTMKPLVKNPNISLEQLVSELTSSASHDAPGSQEDSSHAHDVLDQLSQRIMRILRKAQHKAENKPGLKRKLDELQDIWGVEPAKLHKHLHELGPQQAANFVRQHSQLIDQLAAVSALLGSEKYPVISPHADKLMVREQNYGQYQKPADYLESFHEFIHKQLNQSAALGVVVNRPKDLTRGQLREVRLLLDQNGFSEASLKSAWRNQTNQEIAASIIGYIRQAAIGEALLPFDQRVANAMQGIYALQPWTPVQRRWLDRLAKQLVHEVVIDPQQVNDAFRGDGGLKGLDRNLGGKLDLVLDALNDNLWSAAG